The DNA window taccattactagcATCTCCCTCCTGTGAACGAGCTGGGTGATAGTGGCCAAGGAAGAATAGGTACCCAGGTGAAAGGAATAGGTGCCCAGGTGAGAGGAGGGCAGTATTAAGAGTAAATATGAACAGGTTAATTAAAACAGGTGAGAAATTGATTACCTGTGTAAATAAAATAGGGaaatagcattattattattatttaaggaTTGACTAAGGGTAGGAAAGATATAGAGGAAAGAgatttggtggaggaggaggaggaggaggaggaggagagaaggaagaagaggaagaggtagaaatgaggaggaggaaatagataaggaagaggaggtgacatgagaggattaagaggaggaggaagaagaggagatacagatgaggaggaggaggtacaaaatgaaggaggaggaagaaggaagacaataacaggagaagaagaaggaaggaggaggaggaggaggaagatgaaacacacaacacaacaaaaagaagaaagagaaaaagaaaagaaaaaaaatcaaattaatatatactactactactactactactactactactactacctgcaaGACCAGCTCAGCTCTCGCCATTCCTCTTGTGACCATCCTTGTGTAGGTTTGAGGTGGATCTCTccgcacctgagagagagagagagagagagagattagtacccctggacacacacacacacacacacacacacacataacatccACTACAACagctagaaccacaaaaacacccttgaaaaaccccaataacttccaccacacacacacacacacacacacacacacctgggatcCCACCACAGGCATCTGCAGCATAACAGCTTTGAGGGCGTGGCAATCCAAGAGCAGCTGTTCACATCCCACGCTGGTGATGGGACGGCACTTGTACACCTGTTGAGAGAaaggcgttgtgtgtgtgtgtgtgtgtgtttattttagcTTTGGTCCTATTTACAGATTTTCTAagtataattttctctctctctctctctctctttactagtTAATATGTGTTTCAATGGATAAATCTGttctatactttctctctctctctctctctctctctctctctctctctctctctctctctctctctctcacctgctggACAAATTTGTTCAGAATGGCGGCTGCTAGTTTGTCACAGAAcctgaaaagtagtagtagtagtagtagtagtagcagtagttactatttggtgattttctacagcttcagaaactcatgtgggggattaaaatagtgaagactgtggccattaatcttctgccctccatagacccttgctaatgtcaataaaatggtctaatggtacacaaaactcaattaaaatagtgaagactggccattaatcttctgccctccacagacccttgctaatgtcaataaaatggtctactggtacacaaaactcaattaaaatagtgaagacagtggccattaatcttctgccctccatacacccttgctaatgtcaataaaatggtctaatggcacacaaaactcaaggtaaaaatgcgtcccagtactgaaggggcaaacttaaccaaacctaacctaacctatcctaaccaaacctaacctaaccaacctagtGAAATATTTCCGCGAGGTGTGCAGGTTATGTCTGACTGGCGGGATGGCTGCGGCGAGATGCTGTGCCAGAGCTGTGACGTAAGGGCTGTGGTCTCCCGTTTGCTCCAACACCCACGACTGCTTAGGGATTGACACCAGGGCCGcctcacactccctccaccCTTGACACTAGCAGGGTGATGCACTGTTggcggggggggagggggagagatgcAGGTTACAGTGACTGGAGTTTGTTAAGGTGATTTtgtattaagaggaggaggaaggagaacacAGACATGATAGAagatgcagaggaggaggaggaggaggaagaaagaaggaggaggaggaggaggaagaagaaatacaatacAACACTGGaagaaactaaactaaacacacacaaaacacaccaaaaacacccaaaaaacacaccaaaacaccaaagaacaccccaaaacacaaaaaacaccccaaaacacccaaaaaacaccccaaaacacccagaGAAACCCACTCCACCCCCCACAAACACCCTTTCCACCCGCTCCCCAGACAAACAAAGCTCACCTGCGCCAGAACAGCGTGAAATAAATCTTGCTCGGTGCTGAGGAGATAATGACAGCCAGCCCAATGTCCGCTCGTTCTCTCAGCTTAGCCTCCAATCTCCCGGTCATCTCCTCGCAATATTCCGCGGACACCAGGACCGAACACACCCtccgcacctcctcctccccccaccccttcTGCCCCGCACCTTCCCCCTCGCGCCACAGTGTTTGGACCTGTTGGAaaattaattaggttaggtttggggtgaggagaaggaggcgcacacacacacacacagacagacacacacacacacacacacaacctgggCCAAAACAGCCGAAATCTCCTTCATATTTAAATCTTTAGGCAGAGgaatgttaccaccaccaccgccgccaccaccaccaccgccaccaccccgGGGCAGGGCGGCGCGGAGGACCTTGCCACAGAAATCCCTCAGGTGTCGCTGCATCACCTCCACCAGGCCCCCCAGCTCTCCCCCAGGGGATAGACGCAGAAACTCCACTAGGATGgtctgtgtggagagagagagagagagagagagagagagagagagagagattagtatcTGAAcaattttaacacacacacacgcacacacacactttctcttcttctacacttgagacagagagagagagagaggctgacacacacacactactactactactactactacacacacacacacacacacacacaaaacacaccttaaaacacccaaaaacacacccaaacccaacctaacctaccctaaaccaacacacacacacacacacacacttgtatatgGTAAAAAGCTCGCCACAGCACGGCACAACATTTGATTCCTCCATATCAATGTGCTCAAATCTGTATCCTCGCATTTCAACACCAAACTTCTCCACTTGATCCGAGAGACGtctgttgggagagagagagagagagcgagagagttaggttaggttaggatagacaTAGATGAAAAAACTTAAACAATATTATTctcacctatttatctatctatttatttcagaaaggagacaggaaggagagataatagaataaatacatgaaaatgaaggaaaaatgtgatgaatattgaaacgaaatgataaacaaagaaaataaattaatgaaaagaaaaatactattattattattattatagtagtagtagtagtagtagtagtagtaacacaccTGTCAACATGCTCTATATACACCTTGAGATATGGCTTGAAACATCTGCAAATTGCCCCTTGGAATGgagatactattactactgctcctcctcctcctcctcctcctcctcctcctcctggtcctggTTGTGTCTCAGTGTTGAAAGGGTTAGTGGCTTCCAATGACTcatcctgcagagagagagagagagagtaaatattagAACACACAACTCAGTTTCCAATTAAATATTTCAGACTTAGAATAATCTGGACTAGTAATAGTTTGGACTTGAAACCGCCTTATAGAACGAACTATTTTCTATGTCCGAGAGTCCGCTGTGGTTAATTTTCTCACATCTTCAACaaaaacagcacacacacacacacacacacacacacacatacctcaaTAAAAGGATTAGTGTTTGGAGAGGcagcagtggtggaggtggtggtggcggtggaggtagagagagagcgagtgcgttcctgaaaacctgcGTATTTTCTCACCAACACACTCTCCAGCTCCGAcataacctgagagagagagagagagagagagagagagagagaatttgttatAGTAAGCcataaaaatcatgaaatatttttaaacatacacatacacattcagagagagagagagagagagagagagagaacgaaagaaagaaaaaaaagagagagaggaagaaagaaaaaacacacacacacacacacacacagacacgcgtACACACCTTATGTGCGTGAAGCAGTGTGGCGACATCTACATCCTGTGTGCGTAACTCCATAGCCTTGGCCAGCTGTGTGCGCGTCACGtcacagaaagagagagcaaggcgagctggtacctgagagagagagagagagagagagagagagaatatatgtaattttctatcttcttttaacattcctcacacacacacacacacacacacacacacacacacacactaaataactCCCATCTTTCTAAAGCTTCATAAATGTGTCAATCTCTCataagcttaaccccttcagtactgggacacatttttaccttgagttttgtgtaccattagaccattttactgacattaggaagggtctatggagggcagaagattaatggccacagtcttcactattttaattgagttttgtgtaccattagaccattttactgacattagcaagggtgtatggagggcagaagattaatggccacagtcttcactattttaattgagttttgtgtaccattagaccattttattgacattagcaagggtgtatggagggcagaagattaatggccacagtcttcactattttaattgagttttgtgtaccattagaccattttattgacattagcaagggtgtatggagggcagaagattaatggccacagtcttcactattttaattgagttttgtgtaccattagaccattttattgacattagcaagggtgtatggagggcagaagattaatggccacagtcttcactattttaattgagttttgtgtaccattagaccattttattgacattagcaagggtgtatggagggcagaagattaatggccacagtcttcactattttaattgagttttgtgtaccattagaccattttattgacattagcaagggtgtatggagggcagaagattaatggccacagtcttcactattttaattgagttttgtgtaccattagaccattttattgacattagcaagggtgtatggagggcagaggattaatggccacagtctccttcctccaccttccctccaacaaaccagccaggagagaggaaacaaaacccTTACCTTAAcacttttcctctgttttcctctcatctttcctcttcttatcttcctctccctcttccttttctccttcctttcctccaatcctcctacttttcctccacatctctctctctctcatcatctttcctcttatctttctccttcaattgtctctcctctctctactccacttcctcctccttctcctcctcctcctcctcctcctcctcctcctcctttcctctccacctccctccaacACACCTGCCAGGATGGAGGGAACAAGGCAGCCATCGTCTTCTCAAACTCCAAGGCAGTCTTCAAAAACCAGCGCCGTCTTAGCTCCACCTTTGACAGCCACCCGTCGCTCTCCTGCCCTGCATACAGCACTGCATACTCTGCCAGCTGTGTCCGAACCACCTCCTCGATTATGGTGCGCCTGTTGGggtgttttgcggtgttttagggtgtttttaggggtgttttgggtgtttttgggtgttttgaggtgttttggggtgtgttgaggtgtttctgtgtgtttttgggtgttttgaggtgtttttgggtgttttgaggtgttttgggctgtttttggggtgttttgaggtgtttttgtgtgttttggggtgttttgaggtgtttttgtgtgttttggggtgttttgaggtgttttggggtattttgggaTTTTATGGGGTgttatgggtgtgttttggagtgtttttgacATGTTtaggtggtgtgtttgtgtgttttgaggatgCCCCTGGAAAAACACCATTAGATATtgcccaaaaacaccaaaaccacaccaaacacaccaaaaccacacaaaacacacaaaacacaccaaaacacacccaaataccccTTAacagaccacacacacctgactctaGGGTCCAGCTGGTTGACCACAAGACAAGCCTCAGCCAGGGCTCTCGTTGGAGTGGGTTGCCGAGAGGAGGGGCCGTGGAATGCTCTGTCAAAATCTTGCAATATCTGTTTTTCAAGCCCACTTCTGATCTGctccacctgagagagagagagagagagagagagagagagagagagagagagagagagagagagattttgttatttctattcaGTTTGGTTTTAAGATTAAttttcactgctactactactactactattactattattactatgtgtgtgtaggaaggtttaagggtgtttttatggttctagtgacagattaacaccatttctacattactaacaatagaaacactcttttaaatggctctagttgaagtgatgtggATTTTTAAAGGGGTTTTTatatttctagaggcagattaacaacatttctctattatcaactgtagaaacactcttaaaaacaccgccagtcatttctgtggccttggaaaacagtcgtggagagagagaagagcgtttttaaggtgtttttacggttctagaggcagagtgacaagatttctgcattattaacaggagaaacactcttaaaaacaccgccagtcatctctgtggccttggaaaactcgTAGTGAAAGAGATACTCCATATATTAAAAACTTgattctacagttaataatgcagaaatcttgtcactctgcctctagaaccctaaaaacaccttaaaaacttgtataaacttaaataaaatgccTTCAAATAGCAGAGATGAGACACAAGACTATGacagacactactactactactactactactactactactactactactactactactgctgctacttacCTGTCTAGCTAACTCTGCCACTTGAGGTATGTGTCTATATCTCTGCAAGTGTTCCATGACCTCCAGTACTCCCTGTAGCAAGCTGGCCACCTCCCCATACTCCCTCCTGGCCTGTAATGCTCTGTAAAAGGTGTTGGATTCAGTTAAAGAGTGTTGAGTATCTTAGAAGAGTGTTAGAGTGTATTAAAGTGTGTTAGTgttattttaattgagttttgtgtaccattagaccgttttattgacattaggaagtctatgaagggcagaagattaatggccacagtcttcactattttaactgaaatttgtgtaccattagaccattttattgacattaggaacggtctatggagggcagaagattaatggccacagtcttcactattttaactgaaatttgtgtaccattagaccattttattaacattagcaagggtctatggagggcagaagattaatggccacagtcttcactattttaactgaaatttgtgtaccattagaccattttattgacattagcaagggtctatggagggcagaagattaatggccacagtcttcactattttaactgaaatttgtgtaccattagaccattttattgacattagcaagggtgtatggagggcagaagattaacagccacagtcttcactatttcaacccctccACGTGCTCCTTACACATGCCAATCTGCCAATCCATTCCTATACAAATCTCCCTTCTGTCCCTGGTCAACTTACTCCAGCTTCTGCGTCCCCTCCACCAGCATCTGCAGGTGGTTCAGGGTTGTGATGGAGGACGTTAGATTGCGTTTGGCTGTGTCCAGTTGCTTAATGTCCCGTGtgatttccttcactctctcttccgACTCTCCAGCGCGTtcctgagacagagagagagagagagagagagagagagagagaaatcatgttTGGAATTAATTTTATGTTTaggtgagggagaaggggagagagagagagagagagaaaaagagaagatagacacacactaattcttaccaacaattttcacacacacacacacacacacatgtccgtCAGTCTGTACGTACCTTGATGTCTTGGAATCTGGCAAAAAGCTCAGCGATTGCCTCTTGTGCGTGGAGAAGTGAGGTTCGGCcatcctggaggaggaggaggaggaggaggaggaggaggaggaggaggaggaggaattaatgatatggacaagaagaagaaacacattaaaacacatcacacacactcaaacacacccaaatgcaCTGTAAATACTTCaaccacactcaaacacactcaaaaaacatattaaaacacactcaaacacacccaaacacactcaaaacacatcaaaacatatctaaatacactcaaaacacacttaaaacatcaaaactcactcaaaacacatcaaaacactccaaacactccaaacacacccaaataacctccaacacacacaaaacactcaaaacacaccaaaatatccacaaaacacacacacacacagaaaaacactcaaaacacaccaaaacacacccaaactcactcaaaacacacccaaacacacctacacacacctggTCAGCACTAGCTAGACTGCGAACCACATCTCTAATCTCGCTGTCTGTGGCTGTGGCCCTCAATCGCATTTCCTCCAGCACATCGTCTATATGGTGGAGGCTCTGCTCGGCTGGGAAACGCATGTTAATGTAGCCCACAGCATCAAAATCAGCTGCGTCAAATGGATCATCGCTCGGCAAGATCTGTGTcggagaggttaggttaggttaggttgggttagtcaggctgtgtggttaggttaggttagattgggttaggttaggttaggttaggttagattgggttaggttaggttaggttaggttagattggattAGTCAGcctgtgtggttaggttaggttaaattggtTTAGTCAGgctgtgtggttaggttagattgggttagtcAGGCTGTGTGGGTCACGTGACATGcagcagacacagacaaacacagcaaagacattttctcatatttccacagacccttcaacctgcaaggggactgggaatcaagtgggcctttattttcttcattatttcttgcccttagccagtttcctctcttaaataattaataatagtgTGGTAGagctgctgtggtgctgtggtgggtgTGGCAGAGCTGTGGCAGTGCTGTGGTGAGAGGATACCGTGCATAACCCAACCCCGATACTCCGAACAGTGACATTTCTCCAAGTTAACCTCACATatctccacacacactcatctcctctcactctcactctcccaggaCACGCCCCTACCCTTGCTCTccccgccctctccctctcacctcctggATAGCCTGCACCACCTCGCTAGGGAAGAAAAGGTTAAGTTTCTCCACGTCAGCTAGTCCCTCCGCCTCCATGTcgcctgatgatgatgatgatggtggtggtggtggtggtggtcgtgatctctctctctctctctttttttttttattggtaatTGCTGAAgggtagaaaaaaatagataaataaatagataatggcCGTTTTCTGTTggtaatctatctatctattgcctttgtctctctctctctctctctctctctcttgaataatAATTGAGGTGGGGAGCTAATCTGATGTATTTCTTAAGATTAGTAacgaacacacatacatacatacatacaccgtTCTAATaggtccctcacacacacacacacacacacactagtttaAAGATATGCACTGTTAATATCAcccaaccatcaccacacacacacacacacacacaccagttgacTTTGTGGCATTGTATCATCACCACACCCCcagtcaccacaccactaccagagaccaccacaatcaccatcaacaGCACTATTTGAGATCAGTTGAGTGGTGTCCTGGTGCGCGGCTGGCGGGACGGGTCGGGACGGGGCGGGACGGCAGccaattcacctcggtcgaccTCAAAGCTTGAACAGAacgccctcttcctccttctcctccacgtcTTGGCAGGTATCATTGGTTATGTGGGTAGTTTTTGAGGTCATTGCTTTATTTGAGTGGGTTTTCGTGGCCTGTGAGACTGGGAACAGGTGGAAGTTTAGTTAAATATGCAAGAGTAAAGAAATAGTCGGTTCATTTTAAAGGAAGGCTGGTCACATCTTTATCATCCCTTGTTGCCTTCATTTCTTACTCATTATAAGTCAAACGTGGCTCAGAGTGAAGTTACCTGCCCATTATTATATCACATCACTTCATATGGGCTAATTTTGGTGCGATAAGAGGCAAGATGGCCGGTTCTCTTAAGGTGCCTCGTAGCTCCGCCCACCCGCTGGCTCAAATAcgttttcctatcttttcctaACGCCATTATTCGGGTTTTGTATTATGTTTTCAGGGTttgtataaatgtttcgttgctGTTGAAGTGTTTCCCGCGCCTGTGTTTGGTATATATGTGGCGCTGAGTGGTCTTTGTGGGGAACGAGTCTTAACAATGGTCAAAatttaagactttttttttttgttgtcaagCTATAACTAGGGCCTTATGGTATGAAAGAATCGCCTttgctcttttaagtgtgaaatcaatctattgagtgaaatgtGTGACTTTGAAGTGGTGCTTAGTCCTGTTAAACTTaaattgtatattttctattttgttttgtttacgtttctggATCACAGTGTAGCTCGTTGTAGAATGCCTCAAAAGACACCTCAGGCTCTGGAAAGTGTGTTGAAATACTCGTTACGTGAAAATGGCTGGACTTTACAAGAGCTTTTGATGAGTCTAGATGTTAATGCTATTTTTATACATTAATATTGTTTCATGCGTTCATTTCCGGCTCCAGGCGAGTGTTGGATGCCTGACAAGATTGGTTACattatctaatatttttctaAACAAGTAAGAAGTCGTAAATGGTTAACGTTTTAACAGTTTCATGAGTGAAAATGTTTAAATAATTTTAATATGATTAATTTAGACATTTCTTTAAAACTAATTAGGCATGAGAtgttttgatattgtggaaattagttaaagtatttatcaagtcataaaataataaacattcTGGTCtggcttcattttttctataaGTCGATTTTGAAATGAGTTCCGTAACGAACGTAAAATCACCAACGGTCACCAGTCCACCTTCCCGCTCGCCCGGCCAGgggtgtgacgtcatcaagtggGCGGGACTGGCTCAGGCGTCGTCTGCCGCCTGTCTACCTGCTGTGTTTGGCTAATATTTGGCACACTTGGCATTGTTTTCCGCCACTGGTGTCACTAAATGGAGCCACATGACTATGCTTGGCTATCAGCTGTTCAGATACAACTGTCACTGGCAGGTGtaggtgtggtgaaggcttgagTGACGCAGAATGGTGACGATCTGGCGGCGGTTTTGGCGGTGGATTTCACCTCAATACAAACATCACTTGACTGATATTGTGAGTGTTTTGGAGGTTTGTGTTGCGTGTTAGAAGTGTTCTGagcgtgtgttgtggtgttgtgagcgtgtgttgtggtgttgtgagcgtgtgttgtggtgttgtgcagtgttctgagtgtgttgtggtgttgtgcagTGTTCTGagcgtgtgttgtggtgttgtgcagTGTTCTGagcgtgtgttgtggtgttatgCAGTGTTCTGAGCgtgtgttgaggtgttgtgcagtgttctgagtgtgttgtggtgttgtgcagTGTTATGagcgtgtgttgtggtgttgtgtagtgttATGAGCGTGTGTTATGGTGTTGTGCAGTGTTCCGAACgtgtgttgaggtgttgtgcagtgttctgagtgtgtgttatggtgttgTGCAGTGTTATGAGCATGTGTTGAGGTGTTGTGCAGTGTTATGagcgtgtgttgtggtgttgtgcagtgttctgagtgtgtgttatggtgttgTGCAGTGTTCTGAGCgtgtgttgaggtgttgtgCAGTGTTCTGGgtaagtttggtgtgttttgggggtagGCGGCGgcatgtggcggtggtggtggtgctggtggtgtgtgtgtatgtgtgtattctcAACTTTTGTACGTGAGCGAGGGTGTTCAGGCTGTCAGTGGTGCAAGGAAGGTGTATACAGAACAACTAAGCTTTCTGATAAGGCGACACCAGACTGAGTTACTGTAAGTCTGAGGTCCAGGTACAGAAGGGCACTGTTCTGTCACCgctactgttttccaaggccacagagatgactagaggggttttcaagagtgtttctcctgttaatgttgtagaaatcttgtcactctgcctctaggaTCGTAAAAATACACACTTTAAGACTCTACGTGTCAATATaaagcttttgaaatagtgaaggtgaactGCAGAAGGGTTTGAGATTTATATTAGTCTTACTGTGAGCCTTTAAGTTCAATAATGGCAGGTTTTTATGAGTGGGGGCAGATAAGATTAGTTATCCCCGTCACTACAGTTAGAGAAAATGGgtctaaataaatatatagtttTTAGGCATATATAACCATTCCTAGCTTTATAAATGCCTTGAAGATTGATAAGTTAGGAAAAATGTAGGTTAGGAAagcttcttcagtactgggacgcatttttaccatgagttttgtgtataattagaccattttattgacatttaggaagggtctatggagggtacaagattaatggccgcagtcttcactatttttattgagttttgtgtaccattagaccattttattgagattagcaagggtctatggagggcagaagattaatggccacagtcttcactatttttattgagttttgtgtaccattagaccattttattgacattagcaagggtgtatggagggcagaagattaatggccacagtcttcactatttttattgagttttgtgtaccattagaccattttattgacattagtaagggtctctggagggcagaagattaatggccacagtcttcactattttaattgagttttgtgtaccattagaccattttattgacattaggaagggtctatggagggtacaagattaatggccgcagtcttcactatttttattgagttttgtgtaccattagaccattttattgacattagcaagggtctatggagggcagaagattaatggccacagtcttcactattttaatcctcactcaagtttctgaagctgtataaaatcaacatatagtaagctactactactactactactactactactactactactactactactgtaccatGATGCAATTTATTCATATCTTTACAAATTTTCCTACTGCTGATGACGATGACTCCAAACTTGCCTAGAAGTGtatgtaacctctctctctctctctctctctctctctctctctctctctctctctctctctctcagtcgggGCCAAGTATGGCAGGAGTGAAGACTTGTGCCCGCCTCTCTCCGCGGctttcccctcacacacctCTGACAAGATTGCGCATTTTCCACGTAAGTCTGCAACCCCGCTTTCCCTTGCGTACCCACAGGTGAAGCCTAATCCCCCAGCTCCCCAGTGAACCCCCGGTGAACCCCAGCAACCCC is part of the Portunus trituberculatus isolate SZX2019 chromosome 2, ASM1759143v1, whole genome shotgun sequence genome and encodes:
- the LOC123502640 gene encoding LOW QUALITY PROTEIN: vacuolar protein sorting-associated protein 53 homolog (The sequence of the model RefSeq protein was modified relative to this genomic sequence to represent the inferred CDS: inserted 3 bases in 2 codons) produces the protein MEAEGLADVEKLNLFFPSEVVQAIQEILPSDDPFDAADFDAVGYINMRFPAEQSLHHIDDVLEEMRLRATATDSEIRDVVRSLASADQDGRTSLLHAQEAIAELFARFQDIKERAGESEERVKEITRDIKQLDTAKRNLTSSITTLNHLQMLVEGTQKLEALQARREYGEVASLLQGVLEVMEHLQRYRHIPQVAELARQVEQIRSGLEKQILQDFDRAFHGPSSRQPTPTRALAEACLVVNQLDPRVRRTIIEEVVRTQLAEYAVLYAGQESDGWLSKVELRRRWFLKTALEFEKTMAALFPPSWQVPARLALSFCDVTRTQLAKAMELRTQDVDVATLLHAHKVMSELESVLVRKYAGFQERTRSLSTSTATTTSTTAASPNTNPFIEDESLEATNPFNTETQPGPGGGGGGGGGGGAVVIVSPFQGAICRCFKPYLKVYIEHVDRRLSDQVEKFGVEMRGYRFEHIDMEESNVVPCCGELFTIYKTILVEFLRLSPGGELGGLVEVMQRHLRDFCGKVLRAALPRGGGGGGGGGGGGGNIPLPKDLNMKEISAVLAQVQTLWREGEGAGQKGWGEEEVRRVCSVLVSAEYCEEMTGRLEAKLRERADIGLAVIIXLSTEQDLFHAVLAQCITLLVSRVEXECEAALVSIPKQSWVLEQTGDHSPYVTALAQHLAAAIPPVRHNLHTSRKYFTRFCDKLAAAILNKFVQQVYKCRPITSVGCEQLLLDCHALKAVMLQMPVVGSQVRRDPPQTYTRMVTRGMARAELVLQVVMGEYHSNTALIDKFTRLLPDATIADFQKVVEMRGVKDRAALLELYRQRTTNTATTTTTPATSPSTSAPATDSPHRPAAPPLPPATPSPEHDMSKIARLERMLKSRRLIS